Below is a window of Hydrogenovibrio crunogenus DNA.
CGCCCCATTCTCAGTTTTGCCAGCGTTTCAGCCGAACAAGGCGCAATGACAATCAAATCAGCCCAGCGCGCCAACTCAATGTGCCCCATGCCCGCTTCCTGGTTTTCATCAAACAATTGATCTCGAACCGGATTTCCTGACAAGGCTTGAAAAGACAAGGGTTGAATAAACTCTTTCGCGCCCGCGGTCATTACCACTTGAACCTGATGCCCGGCTTTCATAAACAGGCGCACCAATTCCAGCGATTTATAGGCAGCAATGCCGCCCGTGACACCCAGTAGAATCTTCATCCCGCCACCAAGCTCGCCAGCTCTTCGACCAAACGCACCGGACGACCATTTTTAACCGTTGCCCCATACGTTTTGGCAGAGACCATCAAGACGTCATCAGCGCGATAAATATTTTGTAAAAAAATGACTTTCACTCGCCCTTCCTTAATCATTTCCACCGTAATGTAAAAATGATCATGTGGGCGTAACGAAGCTTTGTAATCAATTTCAGAACGCACTACCATTAAATCAATGCCCTGTTTGGCTAAAGCAGGGAAATTGATTTCATTAGCTAAAAGAAATTCATGACGTGCGTGCTCTAGATAATTCTGATAAACCGCGTTATTCACCACACCCTGTAAATCACATTCATAGTCCCGAACGCGCATCTCAAGTTTAAACATTGCCAGAGGCATCCCTTTTAATTATGATGACGATATCTTACCAAAAAATTCGTAAAAAACATGGCAATAACCGACTGGCACGAAAATGACCGCCCCAGAGAAAAACTGCTGAAGTTTGGCGCCCCACATTTGTCAGATGCCGAATTATTAGCCATTTTTTTACGGGTCGGCGTGAAAGGGAAAAGTGCGGTTGAACTCGCACAGGACTTACTCGATCACTTTGGCAGTTTAGATGCATTATTGAACGCAGATGAAACCGAGTTTTGTGAGGCAAAAGGCCTTGGGCAAGCAAAATATGTTCAGCTCAAAGCGGTTTTGGAGATGTCACGCCGCCACTTTGAATCAGGACTCAAAAAAGGAGTCGCCTTAACACAACCTGAAGCAGTGGCGCGTTTACTTCAGCATCACATAGGCAATCAGCCACGGGAAATTTTTGGCCTGGTGTTACTTGACCAACAAAACCAATTCATTCAATTTGTCCCTTTATTTACCGGCACCCTCAACCAAACGTCCGTTCATATTCGTGAAATTTTGAAAACAGTACTTGATCACCATGCTGCGGCCGTGATTCTGGCACACAATCATCCTTCTGGCGACCCGACCCCCAGTCAGTCTGATAAAGATCTTACCCGCCAGATTCAGCAAGGCCTACAGCTAATTGAAGCACGTTGTCTGGACCATATTATCCTCGGAGATCATGGTCGTTGGCTCTCTTTTACCCAGCAAGGGTTATTGTAAAATCTTCGTTAAAAGCAATTTCTCAATCGACCGACTTAAAAAAGATAAGCCAAACAAACGATATAATCTTGAATTACTTTGCAATATGGCTTGCTTTTCTATTCTATTTTATGGATAATTCCGCTTCTTGTTTTTCACAGTCTTGAATGGGCTGTTTTAACATAGAAATATTCGAATATTTTTAATGTGTGGTTAGTTTTAATGAACTAGCCGTTTTTGAGAGGAATTGAGAAATGTCTAAAATATGCCAAGTAACAGGTAAAAAACCTGTGGTCGGTAACAATGTTTCCCACTCTCATCGTAAAACTCGTCGTCGTTTTTTACCAAACCTACAAACTCACCGTTTTTGGGTTGAGAACGAAAACCGTTTTGTAAAACTACGCCTTTCAACTTCTGGAATGCGTATTATCGACAAAAATGGTATTGAGTCAGTGCTTGCAGAAATGCGTGCACGTGGTGAGAAAGTTTAAGGGAGCCCGACATGCGCGATAAAATTAAACTTCAATCGACAGAAAGCGCTTATTTTTATACTACGGATAAAAACAAGCGTAACATGGCTGGTAAATTTGAGATCAAAAAATATGATCCAGTTTTGCGCAAACATGTTCTCTTTAAAGAAGCTAAAATCAAATAAGTTTTACCATAACTTAAATGATGAACCCAGCTCAAAAGGCTGGGTTTTTTTATGCCTGAAAATCATGAGGATTCACCACCTGACGCACCTGACTTTTCTGTCAGTCTGTCATCACCACCTTATTTCGACCTGTTTGCTTCGCCTGATATAACCGTCGATCAACCGTTTTATACAGTTCTTCAGAGTTGGTTAATGCATCGGAATCACAATAAATTGCGCCAACCGAAATCGTCAATACCCCTTCTGTAGAAGCCGCATTCTCAATACCCAACGATTTTACTTTGAAGCATAGCTGCTCTAAGTAAGACTGGAATTCTGCTTCGCTTTTAAACCAAGAAATCACAAGAAACTCTTCGCCCCCCATTCGGAAAACAAAATCGGTCGCTCGATGGAAAGAGGTCTCTAAAACGTCTGCAACCTGTTTGAGTACCTGATCACCTTCCTGGTGCCCGTAGGTATCATTAATGGTCTTGAAAAAATCAATATCCATCATGGCAACAGCCAAGCTTCTGTGCTCCCGTTTCGCTCGATTGATTTCTCGTTCAATAATTTGATTAAAATAACGCCGGTTATACAACCCGGTCAAATCATCCGTTATCGACAGCTGCTCATTACGCTTTCGGTCCGTGATATCAACTCGAGTGGCCCAGACTTGTTGAATATGTCCCATCACATCCAGAACCGGGGTCAGCGTCAATTCAACCCAATAAGAGTGGCCATCATTGGCACGTCCTTCCATCTCACCCTTCCATGACTGACCCGCATTCACTTGTTTTAAAATAGCTTCTTGCTCTTCTTTTGACAAAGTTTCTGTTGCCAAATCAAGGTATTGCATCTCTTTTAATTCTTCACGACTATACCCAGATAACCGAGTAAAAGCGTCACTGACCCACTCAAACTTTAAGGTTTGCATATTAATTAACGTGGCGTACGTCAGCTCATGAATTTTTTCAATATAGGCTTGTTGTCGGTTCTTTTGATAACGGAACATCAACAAGAAAAACGTCAAAGTTAAAATAATGGCCAGCGAGATGCCACCCACTTCAATCAATTGCTTGCGGTCAAGTTTATTCACAACCTCCAGCTTGATCCATTTATTAAAGATTTGCTGACGTTCCTCGTCCGTAATGGAGTCCAACCCTTTTCGCAAGATATTAAACAGAACCGGATTATCTTTAGTGACCCCAATGGCTAATTCAAAACGATGATTAGATTGCCCGACGACATGAAGGCCTATTATTCCATATTTATGAATCGCATAATTAATCGCCCCAAGATTACCGGAGTACAGACTGGCGCGTCCATCCATGACCGCTTCCAACCCCTCTTTAACCGAGTCGACAATGACCAACTCAATACTGGGATAATGCTGCTTTAAAGTTTCATGGGACCAATACCCGTTCACTACCGCCACTTTTTGCCCTTTTAAGGCATCATAGCTTTCAATAAAAGAGACATTTTTTCGACCCACCAACACCATTGGAAAAGACAAATAAGGCTTGGTAAAGCGCATATATTGCTCACGCTCTGGTGTGGCGACAGCACAAGAAAACACTTCCAACTGGCCCGCTCTCGTTTTAGACAATACTTCTGCCCACCCCAGTGTTTTCTGGGCTTCAAATCGCACTCCTAATTTTTGTCCCAGCAAAGCAAAGTAATCGGATGCGATTCCTCGGTATTGCCCCTTTTTATCGATAAATTCAAAAGGCTCCCAATCGATATCATTGGCTAATTTAATAACGGGATGAGCCGCTAAATAGGCTGACTCTTCTTCGGTATAGGCATATTGTGATGCATTGAAAATAAACTGCTTCATATTCAGACGGTTAAACTCTTTCTGAGAGATTAACCCCACTTCTTTCGCCTCTGCTGCCGTGGCCATCAATTTGGCAGGCTCCACTTTACCGATTGGTACTTGGCCAGATTGAACATAGTGTGTTGTGACCTTCGCTTCATTCAGTAAAGCTTCACGCGATTTTACAACCGGATAATGCTGCATGATATAGTCCACCATCTCCGTTTGGTGATGGATGGCATACCGCCACCCTTTAATGGTGGCGGCTTTGAATTTTTGGATTTGCTCCGGGTGCTTGGCAGCAAGGGCTTCTGAAGTGACCACCAGATCGCCGTAACTCTGCACTCCAAAGGATTTGGGATCCACAATAAAAAATGCTTTGTTGCGTTGCTTCAAACGAAAAGGTTCATTCGTGGTATAGGCGCCATACAAATCGACTTTATGAAGAATAAAGTCTTCCAAATTGCCAGAAGAGTCAACGGATATCACCGGGTTCTTCACTAAATTTTGAGCTTTGTTAATCAACCCTAGAATCTGTAAATTCCCATAATGCATGACTGTTTTGCCATCAAGCTCAGCCAGATCATTAATAGGCTGATGTGACAACAAGACCATGGGAGAGAATTGAAATGAACTCATAATGAGCTTAATCGGAACGCCTTTGGCATAATCGGCAATCATTGAACTATAACCAATACCAATATCGGCCCGCCCAGACACAACCTCGTCCACCACACGAATGCCCGGTTTCCAGTTCTTCATCGAGACGTCTAACCCGACTTCCTGATAATAGCCTTGTTTGATGGCGGCGTAAAACCCGGCAAATTGAAACTGATGGTTCCAGTTCACTTGAACGGTTAAAGGATTTTCAGAAACATTGGGAGAGATTTCAGCTTGAGAGGCGGCATGACCACTCATAGAAAAGAAGAGGGAAGCCAGCAAAACAAGTGTTCGCAAAGAGTTGAAAGCTGAGGGTACGTTAATCTCCATACAATTATTATATGAATAATCCACCCGATTGACAGTTATTTCTTATCAACAAAACAACCTTTAATAATTTGCTAATATCACCCTTCATAACAGCGCTGTTTTGCAAGCCGCATCGCGGGGGGCACTTTAGCCCAATTCTCTGGAAACCTTTTCGATTGAAACTCCCGAAGTGCAGCGTAAGCATCGTCAATCAACGCAAAGCTTGCAATGGTTCTTTCCGAGTTCTTAACGCAATATCCAACGTCATCACAGTCAATATGGTAATTTTGTTCGGCCATTTTAGTCTCTCCCTTGCTTAAGACAGTTATCGGCACATTACTTTCAAAGCTGAGATAAAAAAACTTTAACCGAGTGTCATTTTTCCCAAACTTCTTTAAAATACCGACATCTTTTTCCAATTTATAAGAAATAAACATGCCAGAATTACCCGAAGTAGAAACGACTCGAAAAGGCATTCAACCCAAGGTTGAAGGTCAAGCCATTCAAAAAATCATCATTCGTAATGGCAAGCTTCGCTGGCCTGTCGATACAAGTCTGACGGAAAAACTGCCAGGCCTGGTTATTTTAAGCATTAAACGTCGTGCGAAATATCTACTTCTGGAAACCAGCCAAGGACATTTAATTATCCATTTAGGCATGTCTGGCAACCTGCGTGTACTCCCGCAACAAGAACCTGCAATCAAGCATGACCACATTGATCTGCTGCTAGAAAATGGCTTTTTGTTGCGCTACCACGATCCCCGGCGTTTTGGCAGCTGGTTATGGACTGAGGCGCCAATCCAGGAGCACACACTATTAAAGTCTCTTGGCCCTGAACCCTTGACCGATGCTTTTAATGCTGAGTACCTTTTCCAAAAACTGCAGGGCAGAAAAACGGCCATCAAAACGTTTATTATGAATAACCACATCGTGGTGGGCGTTGGCAACATTTATGCCAATGAATCGCTTTTTCTGAGTGGCATTCATCCAAGCAGAACGGCGCAGAGTTTAACACTCACAGAAACGACCAAGCTCGTCGCACATATCAAAATGGTCTTAAGTGCTGCAATAGAACAAGGAGGCACCACCTTGAAAGACTTTTTAACCCCTGATGGTAAGCCAGGTTATTTTGAACAGAAACTGAATGTGTATGGTAGAGAAAACGCACCTTGCTTACGGTGTCATGCATCCATCGAAAAAGTTGTTCTAAATCAACGCGCCGCCTACTTTTGTTCAAATTGTCAAAAGTAGCGCCAATCAACTGTTAAGATAAAATGACAGGAAGGTGTTTCAGCCGAAGAAAAATTGAGAGGGTTGATTAAAAACATTAACCTATTGAAAAATTACTCTTTTTTGAGGCTTAATCGAAAAGTATGCGTTTTAAAGGCTTAACTTATTTACATAAAACATACTCACTCGTTGCAGTGGGTTGTGTATTTGTCGTTTTGATTTTGGGTGGCTGCAATTCAGACTTTTTACCCTCCAATAAGCAAATCAGCCAGTGGCCCGTCAATACCTCATGCAAATTAGATGCCTCCGCTTGCTCCACTTCGGTTAAAAATCAATCCATTACTTTAGATATTCAACCTAAACCTATCCGGGTAGCCAGAATGTTGAATGTCCGCGTCAAATTGACAGGCATTGAAGCCGAAAAAGTAGAACTCGATATCGCCGGACAAAACATGTATATGGGCTATAACCGAGTCACATTAACGCCCGTAAAAGGGTACCCGCACCTGTATGAGGGTCAATCCATGCTCGCCTTCTGTACCAATGACAAAATGGATTGGCATTTATCCGTTTTGGTGACTCAGAAAAACCAACCGCTTATCCAGGCGCCTTTTGCATTAACCACTCGGTCGCAATAAACGCTCCCAATCACTCAAAAGGCTTTTTTTGAATTCGAATCAAACTATGTCAAAATAAAAGCACCTTAACTGAGGATAACGTTATGACATGGTTTAACCAATCAACCGATTCGGTTATCAAGGCCCTCAAATCGGATTATCAGCAAGGTCTGTCAGAGGACCAAAGGGGAGAACGTCAAACGGCTTTTGGGCTGAATGAAATTAATCAGGTCAAACACGCTTCTGCCTTACATATTTTTATCGCTCAGTTAAAAAATCCATTACTCATCATTCTTGCGCTGGGCGCATTACTGTCTTTTTATACCGGTCATCATGTCGATGCGTTTGCCATCACCACCATTATTTTAATCAACGCCTCCATTACTTTTATTCAAGAATATAAAGCTCAAAAATCAATCGATGCCTTACGTGATATGTCGGCACCACATTGCCATGTCAAACAAAATGGACAATGGCATGAGATGTCGGCAAAGCAACTCGTTCCTGGAGACATCATTCTTCTGAAAACAGGCGACATCATCCCTGCCGATTGCCGTCTGGTTGAAACAACCCAATTGGAGGTGGATGAATCGGCACTCACAGGCGAATCGAATCTAATCAGAAAACAAACCTCTGTTTTAGAATCGTCGGATTTAACACTGGGCGACCAACTCAATATGGGATTTATGAGCACACCTGTTCACAACGGAAGGGGCATCGCGGTTGTGACCGCTACAGGCATGAAAACCGAAGTCGGTAAAATTGCTCGGCTGATCGAGACCACCCAGAACCGACTCACGCCTTTGCAAGCTCGCATCCATGCTTTATCGAAAACCCTGATCTGGGCTGCTTTATTTATTGTAGCCGTCATCATTGGTATTGGATTCTATAAAGGTCTTACTCTTTCCGGCATGGTAGACACCAGTATCTCATTGGTCGTCGCAGCCATACCCGAAGGCTTGACGACTGTCGTCACCATCGTCTTAACATTAGGGGCGAAACACATGATGCGTAACCATGCGCTGGCGAAGTATTTGGCCTCTGTAGAAACGCTTGGCTCCACCTCTGTTATCTGTACCGATAAGACGGGAACCTTGACTCAAAACAAAATGCAATCTGTTCAAATCTGGGCAGGAGGTGAGCATTATCACATTCAAGGAGAAGGCTACCGCCCAATAGGAGAATTTAAGGATGATCAGCAACGGCCCGTGACCCCGCAACAACATCCGCACTTAAACCACCTATTGGAAATGTCGGCCTTATGTAATGAAGCACAACTCGTCGAACAAGAGGGGCGTTACCACATCCAAGGACTTCCCACAGAAGGGGCATTAGTCGTGGCAGCCGCAAAAGCCAACATCCACAAAGAAGCATTGCAACAGCACCACAGAATCATCAAGACCTTTCCATTTGATCCCAAACGAAAAATGATGAGTATCATCATACAAGAGCCTGATAATAGCTATCAACTGATTGTAAAAGGTGCGCCGGATGTCTTAATAGACCATTCTGAAATCATTGAATTCCAAGACAAACATTTAGATGTCACCAGTAATCGATACCTTATTGAAGACGTCATTCACACTTTTGGCTCTCAAGCGTTAAGAACACTCGCTATCGGTTATCGACATTTATCAGAAGCTCAAATTCATCTTTCACAGGAAGAGCTTGAAACCCAGCTAACATTTACAGGGTTACACGGTATCATTGACTTGCCGAGACCGGAAGCAACGCAATCTGTCAAAGAGTGCCATGAAGCAGGGATTCGTGTCATTATGATTACGGGGGATCATGCTGTCACCGCCCGAGCCATTGCTGAAAAAATGCAAATCATTCATGCTAATGAGGAAGCAATCGTCATCACGGGAAAAGAACTGAATGCCCTATCGGATGAAGAACTCGGAAACTTGGCTCCCAAAATTCATGTCTATGCACGGGTTACCCCTGAACATAAATTACGCATAGTGAAAGCGCTACAGCAACGAGGAGATGTGGTTGCCATGACCGGTGACGGTGTCAATGATGCACCAGCCCTAAGAAAAGCGGACATTGGCATCGCGATGGGAGACAGCGGAACCGGCGTTGCGAAAGAATCTGCCGATTTAATATTGCTGGATGATAATTTTGCAACCATCGTGACCGCGGTTCGGGAAGGCCGTCGAATTTATGACAATATCCGCAAGTTCATACGCCAGGATTTGACAGCCAATGTCGGTGAAGTCTCAGCAATCTTATTTGCTTTTTTACTGATCAGTGGAGAGCCGCTGCTCGCTCTGGCGCCGCTAATGATTCTTTGGGTCAACCTGGTCAGTGACGGCATGCCCTCTTTAGCGTTAGGCGTGGATGTCGCTGAAGCGGATGTCATGAAACGTTCTCCTCGCGATCAAAAAGACAGTTTTTTTGCCGACAGCTTAGGCGCTCGAATTATTGTCCGAGGGCTGGTAATGGGGGGGTTCACTTTCTGGATGTTTCACTATGCGCTGCACCTTGGCATGACGTTGGCGTATGCCCAAACACTTGCTTTTATGACCCTGATATTTGGGCAATTATTTCATGTATTTGATGCACGCACTTTTACCAGTCTCTATCGACGCAACCCTTTTACGAACCGATTGTTACTATTGGCGGTATTTGGTTCCGGCGCACTTTCCATTTTAATGGTTTACAGCCCCTTTGGAAATTTAGTCCTAGGAACAACCCCCCTTCAATTGCACCATTTGGTTATGACGTTTTTTATCGCCGCACTGCCAACTTTTATTTTATCGGGCATCAAGGAACTGTTTAGATTTAAGTGGTTATAACGCATCAGGCCTGGTTGTTTTTTAAGCACTTTGCACTCAAAATGCTAATTAGCAAAAAAATAGAGGCATAAAAACTTTAAATGAAACATCACAATAAAACCGATAAACTAAAGCCTATGTCATCCTAAAAAGTCATTATTCGTATGGTAAAAACGACCTCTTTGCTTAAAAAACCGTTCATGCTTATTCTGTGGCTTTTTGTCGTTTTATTTATTGTGTTTAGCAGCGCGTCTTATCTTTTACATCAAATTCATTTAAAGCAAGCCGAAAAGCATTTCAGTGATGTCTCCTCTACATTATTAGACGAACAAATCAAGAAAAAGTTTGATGTGGGTCAGGCCATCAACCTCTCTTACGCGAACAACAGTCAACTCAAAAAAGCCATCGCTTTTGAAGACCGTTCTTTTCTGATAAAAGAGCTAAAACATACCCAACAAAATTTTTCTATCTGGACCCGTTTTAAAGAAATCGGCATGCACATTATCACCGCCGATGGCCGCTCTTTGCTCAGAACGTATGACATTCCCAGCTACAACCAGGATTTAACGCGTCACAACCTCATCCAGAAAGTCATCAAAACCCGAAAAGATGTCAGTGGTATCGATATCGGGGGCGCTTCAACGAACTATCGGCTCATCGACATCATTCCGGTATTTGCAAATGATGACCCGGAAGAAATTGTTGGCTTCATCAGCATGTCTCAAGGTTTTGAATCCATCATGAATGCCATGAACAAAGCCGGCTTCCAGTTTGCAATTTATAAAGCCATTCGACCAGATAACGGGGGGCCGGCTGAGTTTGTTCAGGATGACAATGAGATTTACCAAACACAATCTCTAAAAAACTTATCCTTTACTGAAAAAAACCTGTTAACAAACTCTTTGCACTTTCAAAATAACCAAGTGCTTTACACTCAGAACCTTTTTGACAACACCGGCAAAATTAAAGCGACAATCGTCGTGGCTGAACCTATCGAGATTTTGCAGAGAGAAGCCTGGCAAAATACCAAAAACTACATCATCGTTTTCGCGTTTATTTTAATTGTGTTGCTTGTCTTAAGTATGGCACTCCTCAATATGATGCGAAAAGAGGTGATTAAACCGATTCAACGGTTGGAAAAAAAGATAGGAACCATCATCCAAACCCAGTCGTTTGACCAAGAAGTGGAAGTTGTTGAAAACAATGAAATCGGTCAGATGAAACATCGTTTCAATCGGTTGCTGTCAGAAATCAACGAACTGATTTATTCCATTAATTATCAACAAAAAGCCATTGACCAGACACTGATTGTGTCTAGGACGGATCCTTATGGCACCATTTTATATGTTAACGATAACTTCTGCAGAATCAGTGGTTATTCAAAAGAAGAGTTGGTCGGCCAACCACATAACATCGTTCGTCACCCTGAGATGCCTAAAAGTACGTTTGAAGAAGTTTGGGCCACAATACAATCGAAAAAAATCTGGTCAGGCGAAATCAAAAATCTGCGTAAGAATGGCGAAACGTATTACGTCATGTCTTACATCATGCCCTTGCTGGACAAAAATGGCAACATCAAAGAGTTTCTGTCCATAAGAGAAGACATCACCGAACGGGTTCGTCTCGAAAAATCGCTAGAGAAAGCCAAGCAGGATGCCGAAGAAAGAAGACTGGTGGCGGAAAAATCGAACCAGGCAAAATCAGAATTCTTATCTAGCATGAGTCATGAATTGCGGACGCCTTTAAATTCAATCATTGGATTCGCTCAATTGCTGGAACTCTCGGATCTATCCGAAAAACAAAAGAAACAGTTAAAAAACATTTCTACCAGTGGGGAGCATTTATTACACCTCATTAATGACCTACTGGAATTGGCCAAAATTGAATCTGGCAACATTTCTTTGTCGGTTGAAAGAACCGAACTCAAACCGATTGTGGAAGAATGCTTACAGATGATTCATACAGCAGCGGAAAAACATCATATCAAGATTCTGATATCGGAAAAGTCCAATTGTAATTACTTTGTCATTGCAGACCATTTACGGCTCAAGCAAGTACTGGTGAACTTCTTAACCAATGCCATCAAATATAACCGTGAAAATGGTTCAGTTATTCTGTTTGCAGAAAAGAAAACCGCTGAAGAATCGCCACACAAAAACGGCTGCATTAGAATCAGTATCGAGGATACCGGTTATGGAATTGCAGAAAAGTATCAGAAAAAACTGTTCCAACCATTTAATCGCCTTGGCCATGAAACATCAACCATTGAAGGAACCGGAATCGGCTTGGCCATTACAAAAGACCTGATTGAAAAGATGGATGGCCAGGTTGGGTTTGAAAGCACCGAAGGGGTGGGATCTACATTCTGGTTCGATATTCCCATCGCCAGCGATATTGACTCAGATTCGTTAGAACAATGTCGTTTAAAAAACGAGGAACAGGTTGAAAATACTTCTATTGAGCCGAAAAAGACCGGCAAAACCACTTTAAGGATACTCTACATCGAAGATAATCCAGCCAACATGCAATTGATGGCCAACATCATCGAAACACTGGATAACTGCGAGCTTGTGATCGCCCCCAATGCGGAGGACGGTACTACGAAAGCACAACAATACTTACCCAACATCATCTTTATCGACATCAATCTCCCCGGCATGAATGGCGATGAAGCGCTGCCTATCTTAAAAGCGATTCCGGAACTGGAAGCACAAAACACCCTTTATTATGCTTTGACCGCCAATGCAATGAAAGAAGATGTGAAAGAAGGATTAATAAAAGGGTTTGATAAATATCTCACCAAACCGATCAATGTGGCCGAAATTTTATCGATTATTAAAGAACAAACATACTCTTTATAAAGGTCATGTCCCTGCTTAATTCGTAACGGCTACCGATTTTATTAACGCAAAAACCGCCAGGCCTGGCTTCAAATTTAAGCGATCAGCCGAATGCTGTGTCACCTCACAAAACAAGTTTTGATCATCTTTCAGTCGCAAACGAACCAATAAACGGTGCGCCCCTTGTGGAATCATTTCAACAATTGTGACCTTAAGATGGTTAATGATGCTCAACGCTTGTGGGTCTGACAGTGCCAGGCTGACATCTCTCGCCAATACTCTAACACGCACAAGTTCTTGACCGGATAACGAAGGTTCTGACAACCAAAGTCTGTCCTGCCCTAATTGCACTGGATAAAGTCCTTGCTCTGCAGGCAAGGAAGTCGCTTGAATCACCGACACCGCTCCTTGTTCATCAAACAAGGGAGAATCGGCTCGTTTCAAGGCTTCTTGTAACGATTCAACCGACTCGATTTTGCCTTTCGCCATAAAGACTACTCGATCTGCTAAACGTTCAACTTCAGCGGGGACATGAGTAATATA
It encodes the following:
- a CDS encoding ATP-binding protein; the encoded protein is MLILWLFVVLFIVFSSASYLLHQIHLKQAEKHFSDVSSTLLDEQIKKKFDVGQAINLSYANNSQLKKAIAFEDRSFLIKELKHTQQNFSIWTRFKEIGMHIITADGRSLLRTYDIPSYNQDLTRHNLIQKVIKTRKDVSGIDIGGASTNYRLIDIIPVFANDDPEEIVGFISMSQGFESIMNAMNKAGFQFAIYKAIRPDNGGPAEFVQDDNEIYQTQSLKNLSFTEKNLLTNSLHFQNNQVLYTQNLFDNTGKIKATIVVAEPIEILQREAWQNTKNYIIVFAFILIVLLVLSMALLNMMRKEVIKPIQRLEKKIGTIIQTQSFDQEVEVVENNEIGQMKHRFNRLLSEINELIYSINYQQKAIDQTLIVSRTDPYGTILYVNDNFCRISGYSKEELVGQPHNIVRHPEMPKSTFEEVWATIQSKKIWSGEIKNLRKNGETYYVMSYIMPLLDKNGNIKEFLSIREDITERVRLEKSLEKAKQDAEERRLVAEKSNQAKSEFLSSMSHELRTPLNSIIGFAQLLELSDLSEKQKKQLKNISTSGEHLLHLINDLLELAKIESGNISLSVERTELKPIVEECLQMIHTAAEKHHIKILISEKSNCNYFVIADHLRLKQVLVNFLTNAIKYNRENGSVILFAEKKTAEESPHKNGCIRISIEDTGYGIAEKYQKKLFQPFNRLGHETSTIEGTGIGLAITKDLIEKMDGQVGFESTEGVGSTFWFDIPIASDIDSDSLEQCRLKNEEQVENTSIEPKKTGKTTLRILYIEDNPANMQLMANIIETLDNCELVIAPNAEDGTTKAQQYLPNIIFIDINLPGMNGDEALPILKAIPELEAQNTLYYALTANAMKEDVKEGLIKGFDKYLTKPINVAEILSIIKEQTYSL